A segment of the Corylus avellana chromosome ca2, CavTom2PMs-1.0 genome:
GTTCCATGAGAATAGACTATTCTCAGGAATAGAGTATTACCAAATAAAGGACTAGTTATACCTAGTATTaactagtccaatccaaggatCTAATCCGCAAACCAAACGTAACCATAATTAAAATGAGAAGTGAATAAGGCAGATAAAGTTTGAACTCAATACCATGTTTAAGAGGAAAATCCAAGCTTTCATTCAAATCATAATAACTTAACACTTTTAATGATTACAAAATCAGGAATAAAAGCTAGGTAGTCTTCCCACCCAAATTTGCTCCAACGAACGTTAAATTGCTTCCCTTTTAACGTGCCTCAGGGTCAATATATAATTAGAGACGGCCTAAGTAGTATGTACGCATCCTCAATTAAATGCCCATATTGACTCCAACATTGTGCTTCCATCTCCAGAACATCAACCTCCAATATTATATTCAAAAGGCCTAAATCTTTACAAAATTCTACCGCTTTTCAAGTTGCATAAGCCTCTGCAACAATATGATCAACAATTATAATAGGACTTAATGGAGCACATGGTTGTCAAAACATGCCCCTAGCTCGTAATCTCTAAAAATGACCCCCACCCACACCATTTTCCTTCATTTGTTTATCGTCGCATCCCAATTAACTTTAATCAATTTACAAGGCGAAAAAGACCCACTTTAATTTGAAACTTCTATATTTCAGTCTTGCACTTTGAATTAGCGTGGACGGATGAATGAACTTTCCTCCAAACACTATTGTATCTCTGCAAAACCATATTTTTCTCACTATAGTTGCCATGAGTTCTACTTCTTTCTTATCCAATTCCACATCCTAAAAAGCTTaaagtaattataaaaattaattaatttttaataatttaatatatattctaataaaaGCTAAAAACGAATGGCCCATCCCATTTCATCCAATTTGTGCCATTAGTTGAGCTGCTTGCTTAAAAAACTAACAGTGGCCAGAGCATTGACGTATCAGTTGACGTTGATCGATATTAGTTCACCATACGTATAGATAATATCAATATATACAACCGTCCACAAGTTAAAAATGGGAAAGTATTCGAGTACGTCACTCTTTTTGCCGCTATTTGCTACTAAAATAGGTCAGTTAAAAGTGAATAACTTCAATTCGGTGGTGATGTAAATTCGGCATCCATTAAAGCTATCGACTTGATCAGTTTTCGAGACTTTTATTTCTGGGGTTCGGAAGTGGGTGAGTGGTGGGCGTTGAGTTAGAATGAATAGAAAAGTCAATGacattgatttgaattaaagatatgatattttcatttattgtatttgatgtatcaaatattttttattggatgCCGTAAAATCATGTCCTGATATAAGGGACTCTccaattaaaatgtttttttttttttcaggtcaattaaaatgattaattaaatcctaGATAATCTAAAATTTAGACAAACTTTTAAGTCGTCAATACCCATGAAAGATTTAAATAAgtgcatctttttttttctttgacatcTAGAAGATCTTTTAGTTATCACAACCACCCGTAGTTTAGTAGAAGTTGGCCACCCAAATATACCAATTTGTTTGTCCCTTTCCACATAATTTTCCTACATAAATCTCATACGTACTCTTTAATTTTGCTCCAACTCCAAATCTACTAACCCAAACAAACATCATAGACCTTAATTATCAGGCTGCAGCCAACATTAGTAAATGGCTTTCAAAGGGATTGAAATGGGTTTTGTAGTGGTCCTTGTGGCCATGCTTTCAGCTGGAGCCGGGGCTCAGTCGGGTTGCACAAGTGTTCTCTCAAATCTGTCCCCATGCCTCAACTACATAACGGGAAACTCATCAACCCCATCATCTTCATGCTGCTCTCAGCTCTCTAATGTCATTCAAACGTCACCGCGGTGCCTTTGCTCCGCCCTAAATGGCGGTGCTGCCTCCTTGGGTATTACTATAAATCAAACTCTAGCCCTATCGCTACCCACTGCTTGCAACATGCAAACTCCACCCATTAACCAGTGCAAAGGTGAGCCCAAGTAGTttaacatgcatataattatTATCCTCACTGATTATTGAATCAAATCCATAATATATACACATTTTCGTTTAAGGCTCCATAtcgtaaaatgtttttcgtatTTTCTGGTGTTTGATGTAACcgaaaataataatcaaataaaaaatattttcggtttgatcgaaaaaaataaataaataaataaaaataaataaataaatctttaattttgaaaaattgttttcgtaaactatttttcgagtttgattTTCTCATTCTCCACCCCTTGTATCACCGCCGACCTCTACCTGACTACCCCCAGATGGCCCAGATCACCATCGGAACTCTACCGgaaatcaaatttttaggttaattatttttaatgatttcatattaatatttttatgttatgaataaaaatgaattttataggttaactaatatgattgaatgaaaatataaaaaatatttataatttttcataccCACCAAACGCCAGAAGATGAATTCCCTAACAACattttttgaccaaaaaaacattacatgtcattttttggtttgaaaactAATATATATGCCATGGTAAAGCAGCCGCCAACGGACCACCAAGTTCAGGATCTCCCCCGGTAGGTTCTCCTGCAGGTGCAATTACTCCTTCAGCATCAGACACTCcttcaggtatatatatatatatatatatatatatatataggatgaaTTAATAAACAACCTTTTCATAATTCAGTTTTATGTTGAGACAGTTTAAAAAACAAGTAACTTAATTATTGTCTTTTGGTAATTAAATGCAGGAACAGGGTCGAAAACAGTCCCATCATTAGACGGGGGTTTTTCCGATGGAAGTGTCGTCAAAGCGCCACTCCATTTGATGCTCTTCCTGCTCTTCATAATGTCTTGTGCTGAGACACTTCTGTTTtgagtcttcttcttctttctgaaTGAATCTTTAGTCCCTTGTAATTTTATGCTGTTGCGTTACTTGTAGAGAAATGTgcttgtattttattattattgtttaataaaaaaaatttgagtgaAGAGTACTGCTTCTCTTGGAGATCGATTAGCTTAAGATGATATCGATTAGcctaataaatatataatacaaaaaatcTTCCTGgtttcatttgaaataatgAGAATCTTTGTCCTCAAAGGAGTAGATTGGCTTTATACCAATCCGGGTAATTGAGAATAAAAGTGATGAGAAACAAAAATGTTAGTAGTACTAGGGGTGGATAGATTTGTAATTTTCTGCACAGCCTATGAAATGATGTTGTCTCATGTTGGGTTGCCAACCACTTGCAACAAACGTACATTTCTCAGCAGGAAAATGCATAGCATGTGGTCTTTGTCTTTTTACAAGTACAATTACATGCATCTAAGATGTTACATGTTACAATAACATGTTACATGCATCTTTTTTTAACGAATAGTGATGCTTCTGCTATTATTAATCTCAAAAAAAGATCAATACAATCAAGGAAAGGGAACAACTGCATCCCTCCTTAGAATGTCCCAGACGCATGGCGGATTTTCATCCAACCAAGACTAATCTATGATATGGGTGGTTGCTTCTCTAGCAAGACCATGTGCAACTAGATTAGCTTCCCAAAAGGCATGTTGAAATTCTGTCAAGCCCAATGTTTGTAGACCTTCTTGTATATCTTCCACAAAATGGCCAAACCTGTTCATATTCACCCTCAATGAGTTCACTGCAGATACAACTTGCTGTGAATCCCCCTTAAAAATTATTGCATTAAAGCCCATCTCCTTTCCCATCTTAAGTGCATGGAGAGCAGCGAGAGCTTCCGCCATAACCGGTTCGACGTTTACCTCAATTGTTTTGCAACTTGCAGCTAGACATTTTCCATTTAAATCACGAGCTTCTATCCCAAACCAATCTGTCCCTGTTCCTTagtgttagaaatgggtcttgggcctaactcaacccaaaagctagctcaagagttgaggtttcccctcaccttataaatggacaatttccttaatacccaggcaatgtgggacttccaacacgccccctcacgtgtggcggaaggacatccaagccaacacgtgtgacaatgggtgacggtgggccacagccaattaattgggttaggctctgataccatgttagaaatgggtcttgggcctaactcaacccaaaagctagctcaagagttgaggtttcccctcaccttataaatggacaatttccttaatacccaggcaatgtgggacttccaacatgttagaaatgggtcttgggcctaactcaacccaaaagctagctcaagagttgaggtttcccctcaccttataaatggacaatttccttaatacccaggcaatgtggaacttccaacacgccccctcacgtgtggcgggaggacatccaagccaacacgtgtgacaatgggtgacggtgggccacagccaattaattgggttaggctctgataccatgttagaaatgggtcttgggcctaactcaacccaaaagctagctcaagagttgaggtttcccctcaccttataaatggacaatttccttaatacccaggcaatgtgggacttccaacatgttagaaatgggtcttgggcctaactcaacccaaaagctagctcaagagttgaggtttcctctcaccttataaatggacaatttccttaatacccaagcaatgtgggacttccaacacgccccctcacgtgtggcgggaggacatccaagccaacacgtgtgacaatgggtgacggtgggccacagccaattaattgggttaggctctgataccatgttagaaatgggtcttgggcctaactcaacccaaaagctagctcatgagttgaggtttcccctcaccttataaatggacaatttccttaatacccaggcaatgtgggacttccaacacttAGCAACAGATTCGTCCCAGTTTATTTTAATCATAGGATTGGGTGGTGCTTTCCATGGCTCACGTCTATTAGTAGGGGCCTTGCAATTCTCCTCATCTGAACATGAAGTGGCCCTACGGAAGTCTTCCAAAGCCGTGGAAGCGGCAAGAAAGAGTTGGGTTGGGTGTGTAAAAATACCCCATGGACCATAGCATTTCTTCTCAACCAAATATTCCGTGCTAGAATGGGTTGAaggacacttgacactattttaaataaattgaaagatattttctttaaatttgaagaaaatttacgTCTGAAGATAAAAAGGATTTTTGCATTTATTGGCATAGTTGGAAAAGGTTTTAATGGGCTTTGCATAAAAAGAATTCAAGACGAGATTAACAGGTTGTGTACAAGGTATTTTCGTTTGACAAATTAGTCTAATAAAATGGTATGTAAAAAATATTAGAGGTCTAATTGCTAATCGTACTAATCGGTAACTGCTTTTAAAAGttgttaagaaaaattattaagtgcataggcggttacggttaacagttttaggtttttttcaaaaccgctaaccgcttatgtatatatataaaatatatatgaaacgatgtccattttgtgtttaaaattttaaatatatataaaaatgtataaaattttagaaatgaTATGTCATGTActatgtagtatgatattatcatattaccatagaaatatcattttgattttaaaaaaaataataataaaataaaataaattcttttaaaaaatgattagcGATTATTAGAGTTATTGACCGCTAACCGCCTTGTCAATTAGCAAAGAtggttagtaaattttattaACCACTTAGATGATTATAGTTAGCAGTTTTATCGACTAATCGCATTTTTACACCTAAAAAatgcacatttttttaataacactgctttatatatatattttaataatattaataaaaatatatatttttcacatatttcataaacaaatatcactttattaaactaattttTTGTCGGTGTAGAAAGTTAGTCTAGAAGGCCatcaaaactaaagaaaaagacCACATAACCCGCAATGATTTGCGGGTCAAACTTTCCTGTAGGTTGCTTGCTGATCCAGCTTTTCTATTTTGCAGCATATTTTATGTTGGCGGAATAATTTATCTTTCTTGGAAGCTTCTGGCCATCATCAGTTAATGTTCCTCTCATAATTcaaaccttttatttttcctcttttaattcctttttcttAACCGTTAAGTTTTAGAGAAATGATGATGGTAAAACTTTTATGTACAATTTTGaccaaatttttctcttatttttatttttttaaaaataaaaaataataaaatatatatatatatatatatatatatatattgaaacaataatatcatatgtggtccttttttttctttggtatttttttatataaaaaaaaaatagtatttttcttcaacaaaaaaaatggccattttttttaaaaaaaaagtcattaatatgaagaaaaagaccatttaaaaaaaaaaataccaaatgagaaaaagaaccacataggatgttattgcttcataaattttttatattttttattttgttttttttttaaatgacaacataagagaaaaatttggcCAAAGTTATACATTTATCATGCCTCTAAGTTTTATattgtttcttttaataagtaattagAACTCTTAATATAAAACTCTTTAATTTCATGACAAGAAATGATCCAAAGCCTTTCCAagaatttttgggaaaatgtgAAAGCGAATGCCTTTGCATGAAATGAACGTGCTCGTGGTGAGAACGATCGTCAAAGAAGATTAcagccttgtttgttaaacaacaaggGAATTCCAAGACAttgttaacaataaaaaaaaaaattg
Coding sequences within it:
- the LOC132172332 gene encoding non-specific lipid transfer protein GPI-anchored 15, producing the protein MAFKGIEMGFVVVLVAMLSAGAGAQSGCTSVLSNLSPCLNYITGNSSTPSSSCCSQLSNVIQTSPRCLCSALNGGAASLGITINQTLALSLPTACNMQTPPINQCKAANGPPSSGSPPVGSPAGAITPSASDTPSGTGSKTVPSLDGGFSDGSVVKAPLHLMLFLLFIMSCAETLLF